From one Humulus lupulus chromosome 8, drHumLupu1.1, whole genome shotgun sequence genomic stretch:
- the LOC133793472 gene encoding uncharacterized protein LOC133793472, with protein sequence MNSELNNREEIVSVIVSAFNLFFSMNLPDVEIPDTLRIKQPQCPHQPDNVACGYYLMRMLKDLIEHASPGHYLRTLTSTSYTEAQIDELRQEWATYMLPIIQSYRPR encoded by the exons atgaattcagagctaaataaccgtgaggagattgtatcagtgatcgtcagcgctttcaatctttttttctctatgaatcttcctgatgtcgagatccctgatactctacgcattaagcaacctcag tgtccacaccaaccggacaatgtggcatgtggatactacttaatgaggatgttgaaggatttgattgaacatgcgagtcctgggcattacttgagaacg ctaacaagcacatcatatacagaggcacaaattgatgagttgcgacaagaatgggcgacatatatgttgccgataatccaaagttaccgacctcgttga